One genomic region from Spirochaetota bacterium encodes:
- a CDS encoding sigma-70 family RNA polymerase sigma factor, with the protein MDGRETTDDAISVQAFRRGDTAAFTTIVHRYRERLYGLLYGMLGSHDAADDALQETFVKAYRKMDSFLGRAKFYTWLYRIAVNTARDHRKHERRRLRHVTSAQADIAESDTMNEQSELRADIEDMLSSLPEAQRLTLLLVARDGLSHREAARIQGCSEGTVSWRIHEARKTLRGRMHGTI; encoded by the coding sequence ATGGACGGACGGGAGACTACGGATGATGCGATATCTGTCCAGGCGTTCCGCAGGGGCGATACCGCTGCCTTCACGACCATCGTCCATCGCTATCGCGAGCGGCTCTACGGGCTCTTGTACGGCATGCTCGGCTCACATGATGCGGCGGACGATGCGCTCCAGGAGACATTCGTGAAAGCATATCGCAAGATGGATTCATTCCTCGGCAGGGCGAAGTTCTACACCTGGCTCTACCGCATCGCAGTGAATACGGCGCGTGATCATCGCAAGCACGAGCGGCGCCGTTTGCGGCACGTCACATCGGCGCAAGCGGATATCGCCGAAAGCGACACCATGAACGAACAGAGCGAACTTCGTGCGGACATCGAGGATATGCTTTCCTCGCTTCCCGAAGCACAGCGGCTGACGCTTCTGCTCGTGGCCCGCGACGGATTATCGCATCGCGAAGCGGCACGGATACAGGGGTGTTCGGAAGGTACGGTATCGTGGAGGATACATGAAGCGAGAAAAACGCTCAGGGGGAGGATGCATGGAACGATATAG
- a CDS encoding chitobiase/beta-hexosaminidase C-terminal domain-containing protein has translation MQTRSKRFAVIIPCMLALSAIVFPVSPVSDGYTVIPPAPEGKTAVAKALIDALDLSRPGLEAVVSLAAAGRFDEALDAWRDITVMRLRERDFVQFGWHDSTTSPNYYRTADMLAGYITPEEYYSPVSSVRFIDIWEMADAGKKPVSWFVDVNAAKWPTAGIAALDASVRWSLTGYDTFEIFKTFVYRFWVTGSNAYAAKYIEIAADFARSHRRGFWQAYAQKEFSDKEVKNIYRADWRVGVNQLNTGWRLKNNIKMLAGIAKCLGKDKAAEWASVLLPVNGTLTRGEMSVLSSERLAEIALSLMYDHPGPLMRFCIKPGAVPNQRSEGLLALVYLSGIFPDFRQTPALKDAITRGYAEMLDSNFLPDGGSLEQSFNYNEQDKEGLENMVRFFPGIKPPFAARALLKARSRRGIDTGLRTPLGGLPQVGNSHDVLGKNIWVSDDAKKRYIESTAIRHKEMPTPEPFLSCAFPYSGFYAQRTGWGIDDLYLFFMNGRPQRGHSMRDNNAVQMTAYGRQLVVCGGSPTYDVFKSDDVRGAHFFLSEASSLKNNTVIIDGRSQSKNAERVLKGYKTPAASRWHTSPNFDIVDGLYDLGYGDFDIRKNTDINIDMSVSHYRSVVFVRAASLWIIEDRMINNGTAGHEYSQVWNFPPLCKDDVYEREIAGFAEDQFVLTPAEKHFSTTDKGGPNVEFRHFGPKEIEYRKWHGDRKRWLGWYAAGIGDARPAPNVHVSWKSDDSDVLMTMMIPLRTGQSSLVKSQRSAAAAASRGFDAELTDGTTIRYRSASAPAPLALDRISGTAKSILVATKGGISGIVIGCSSMTWNGAAVDRTGDFEFVVVGNEMRTTPFFLPEVPAIAEPRPFVSMADAPNVVIAPRAGYDIRYTIDGSEPTISSPFYSGAFAIDREAVVKARYFRGNDPLPLVSAVEYKPCSWVVRDADAAPETVIPRGLSYRFIRYVGGYARLHEIMMRPVTERGSSEDLSLDRWAKEKSYCVIWEGSIRIPTSGIYTFHCTAPSGANIIIYDPAKDLVMPTAVSPTYLKTNDTDSIALAAGYHAVRIEMIKFNNNPNVFTLEVEGPNMPRQSAASMLYRRMGE, from the coding sequence ATGCAGACACGATCGAAACGGTTCGCGGTCATCATCCCGTGCATGCTTGCACTCAGTGCGATAGTGTTCCCTGTATCGCCCGTCTCGGACGGATACACTGTCATTCCGCCGGCGCCGGAGGGAAAGACAGCCGTGGCGAAAGCGCTTATCGATGCGCTTGATCTTTCGCGACCCGGTCTTGAGGCCGTTGTATCGCTTGCGGCCGCCGGGCGTTTTGACGAGGCGCTCGATGCCTGGCGGGACATCACGGTCATGCGTCTGCGCGAACGGGACTTCGTTCAGTTCGGCTGGCATGACAGTACGACCAGCCCGAACTATTACCGCACTGCGGATATGCTTGCAGGATACATCACGCCGGAGGAGTACTATTCGCCGGTATCCAGTGTTCGGTTCATCGATATATGGGAGATGGCGGATGCGGGAAAGAAGCCGGTGTCGTGGTTCGTCGATGTGAATGCGGCGAAGTGGCCGACCGCGGGAATAGCAGCGCTTGATGCATCGGTGCGCTGGTCGCTTACGGGGTACGACACATTTGAGATATTCAAGACCTTCGTGTATCGCTTCTGGGTCACCGGGAGCAACGCCTACGCTGCGAAGTATATCGAGATCGCCGCGGATTTTGCGAGGAGCCACCGGCGCGGGTTCTGGCAGGCGTATGCGCAGAAGGAATTTTCCGATAAAGAAGTGAAGAACATATACCGTGCCGACTGGCGCGTCGGTGTGAATCAGCTCAACACCGGCTGGCGGCTTAAGAACAATATCAAGATGCTTGCCGGCATCGCGAAATGTCTCGGGAAGGATAAGGCCGCGGAATGGGCATCGGTGCTTCTCCCGGTGAACGGCACGCTCACGCGCGGAGAGATGTCGGTACTGTCATCAGAGCGGCTTGCCGAGATAGCGCTTTCGCTCATGTACGATCATCCGGGGCCGCTCATGCGCTTCTGCATAAAGCCGGGTGCTGTTCCCAATCAGCGTTCCGAGGGACTGCTTGCGCTCGTGTATCTTTCGGGGATATTCCCGGATTTCAGACAGACGCCTGCGCTCAAAGATGCTATTACGCGCGGCTATGCTGAAATGCTCGACAGCAATTTTCTTCCGGACGGAGGCAGCCTTGAGCAGTCGTTCAATTATAACGAACAGGATAAGGAAGGGCTTGAGAATATGGTGCGTTTCTTTCCGGGAATAAAGCCGCCGTTCGCCGCACGAGCGCTTCTGAAGGCGAGATCTCGCCGGGGTATCGATACGGGGCTTCGCACGCCGCTCGGCGGCCTCCCGCAGGTGGGGAACTCACACGACGTGCTCGGCAAGAACATATGGGTAAGCGATGATGCGAAAAAGCGTTACATCGAGTCGACCGCGATACGCCACAAGGAGATGCCGACACCAGAGCCGTTCCTCTCATGCGCTTTCCCCTACAGCGGATTCTATGCACAGCGCACGGGATGGGGCATCGACGATCTCTATCTCTTCTTCATGAATGGACGTCCGCAGCGCGGCCATTCCATGCGGGACAATAATGCCGTACAGATGACCGCGTACGGGCGCCAGCTCGTTGTCTGCGGCGGAAGTCCTACCTACGATGTGTTCAAGAGCGATGATGTGCGCGGTGCGCATTTTTTTCTGAGCGAGGCGTCCAGCCTCAAGAACAATACCGTCATCATCGACGGGCGCTCGCAGTCGAAGAACGCCGAGCGTGTTCTGAAAGGGTACAAGACACCGGCAGCGAGCCGATGGCATACCTCGCCGAATTTCGACATCGTGGACGGCCTCTATGATCTCGGTTACGGCGATTTTGATATCAGGAAGAATACGGATATCAACATCGATATGTCGGTCTCGCATTATCGCTCTGTCGTCTTCGTGCGCGCGGCATCGCTTTGGATCATCGAGGACCGGATGATCAATAACGGTACGGCAGGGCATGAGTATTCACAGGTGTGGAATTTCCCGCCGCTCTGCAAAGACGATGTCTACGAACGGGAGATCGCCGGATTTGCCGAAGATCAATTCGTTCTTACGCCCGCAGAAAAGCATTTTTCCACGACTGACAAGGGCGGCCCCAACGTCGAGTTCAGGCATTTCGGACCGAAAGAGATCGAATACCGGAAATGGCACGGCGACAGGAAGCGCTGGCTCGGCTGGTATGCCGCGGGCATCGGCGATGCGCGGCCGGCACCCAATGTGCATGTATCCTGGAAAAGCGATGACAGCGATGTACTCATGACGATGATGATACCCTTGCGCACGGGGCAGTCATCCCTCGTCAAGTCTCAGCGTTCGGCCGCCGCAGCGGCATCACGCGGATTCGATGCGGAACTTACCGACGGCACGACGATACGATACCGCAGCGCATCTGCGCCGGCACCATTGGCGCTTGACAGGATATCGGGTACGGCAAAGAGCATACTCGTTGCAACAAAAGGCGGTATATCAGGAATTGTGATCGGCTGCAGTTCTATGACATGGAATGGCGCCGCGGTCGACCGCACCGGTGATTTTGAATTTGTCGTCGTCGGGAACGAGATGCGCACGACGCCGTTCTTTCTGCCGGAGGTCCCTGCCATTGCCGAACCGCGGCCGTTCGTGTCGATGGCGGATGCACCGAACGTGGTCATCGCGCCGCGTGCCGGCTACGATATACGGTATACCATCGATGGGTCGGAACCCACGATCTCATCGCCGTTCTATTCGGGAGCGTTCGCCATTGACCGGGAAGCCGTCGTGAAAGCGCGTTATTTCCGGGGAAACGATCCGCTGCCCCTTGTATCAGCAGTGGAATACAAGCCGTGTTCCTGGGTTGTACGTGATGCGGATGCCGCTCCGGAGACGGTGATCCCTCGGGGACTATCCTACCGCTTCATACGCTACGTCGGCGGCTATGCACGGCTTCATGAGATCATGATGCGCCCTGTAACCGAACGCGGAAGCAGCGAAGATCTTTCCCTTGACCGCTGGGCGAAAGAAAAGAGCTATTGTGTGATCTGGGAAGGCTCTATCCGCATACCGACGAGCGGTATATACACATTCCATTGTACGGCGCCGAGCGGGGCGAACATCATCATTTATGATCCGGCGAAAGACCTTGTGATGCCGACGGCAGTGAGCCCGACGTATCTGAAGACGAACGATACCGACAGCATTGCGCTCGCCGCCGGATATCATGCGGTACGCATAGAGATGATCAAGTTCAACAATAATCCGAACGTCTTCACGCTCGAGGTGGAGGGACCGAACATGCCGCGGCAGTCAGCGGCGTCAATGCTCTACCGGCGCATGGGTGAATAA
- a CDS encoding M20 family metallo-hydrolase yields the protein MQKAIAYFKRNTRQLANDVVDMQRALVPLKAFAPENGGVGEAKKAAYVDSILQSLSVRRRSYPVKDKRVPGGIRPNIAGVVPGKDASRTMWTIAHLDVVPEGDKRLWNTDPYTLTVKGDTLIGRGVTDNNFAIAAGLVLLKVLTASRTVPPVNTGAFFFADEEVGSRYGIRAVLSRYKGVFGEQDIVYVPDMSSPSGADMEIAEKSMLWLTVHITGKQTHGSRPDHGINAHRAAAYFVTAMDELTKKRFGKRNRDFDLPITTIEPTKVEPNVGNINTIPGEHSLSFDCRVLPGYSTQSVHAAFRVTAKRIESRFGVRIRLAVENRHDALKPISKKCDALRYMKGAVIRTFHRPMRVYGVGGGTCAYFLRERGIEAVVCGKGKETAHTPNESVSIKDILQYVELYLNVLDGIGK from the coding sequence ATGCAAAAGGCCATCGCGTATTTTAAAAGGAACACACGGCAGCTTGCGAACGATGTCGTCGACATGCAGCGTGCTCTTGTGCCGCTCAAGGCGTTCGCCCCGGAGAACGGCGGGGTGGGCGAAGCGAAAAAAGCCGCCTATGTCGATTCGATACTGCAGTCGCTTTCTGTCAGGCGCAGAAGCTATCCGGTGAAGGACAAGCGTGTGCCGGGCGGCATTCGCCCGAACATCGCCGGGGTCGTTCCGGGAAAGGACGCGTCGCGGACGATGTGGACCATCGCGCATCTCGATGTCGTTCCGGAAGGCGATAAGCGATTATGGAATACCGATCCGTATACACTCACGGTGAAGGGCGATACGCTCATCGGGCGCGGTGTTACCGATAATAATTTCGCCATTGCGGCCGGGCTGGTGCTCCTCAAGGTGCTTACCGCGAGCAGGACCGTTCCCCCCGTGAATACCGGCGCGTTCTTCTTCGCCGACGAGGAAGTGGGAAGCCGCTACGGCATACGCGCCGTGCTCTCCCGGTACAAGGGCGTGTTCGGAGAACAGGACATCGTCTATGTGCCTGACATGTCCTCGCCGTCCGGCGCCGATATGGAAATAGCGGAAAAATCGATGCTGTGGCTTACGGTGCATATCACGGGGAAGCAGACGCACGGTTCCCGTCCCGATCACGGCATCAATGCGCACCGCGCGGCGGCGTATTTCGTGACCGCAATGGACGAGCTCACGAAAAAGCGATTCGGGAAGAGGAACCGTGATTTCGATCTTCCCATCACGACGATAGAACCGACGAAAGTGGAACCGAACGTCGGGAACATCAATACGATACCCGGCGAGCATTCACTATCGTTCGACTGCCGCGTACTCCCCGGTTATTCGACACAGTCCGTACATGCGGCATTCCGCGTCACAGCAAAGCGCATCGAGTCGCGTTTCGGCGTACGCATACGTTTGGCCGTTGAGAACAGGCACGATGCACTGAAACCCATCAGTAAGAAATGCGACGCACTCCGCTATATGAAAGGTGCGGTGATAAGAACGTTCCATCGCCCCATGCGCGTCTACGGCGTCGGCGGCGGCACCTGCGCGTATTTCCTCCGCGAGCGCGGCATCGAAGCTGTCGTCTGCGGGAAAGGAAAAGAGACGGCACATACGCCCAATGAGAGCGTATCGATAAAGGATATCCTTCAGTACGTTGAGCTCTATCTGAACGTGCTTGATGGGATAGGGAAATAA
- a CDS encoding CocE/NonD family hydrolase: protein MKSSVHYIVSLIVLYCAVLSASNATLVRLNEIVAPRMSDAGLTRAEQDSIAAYVEKTFGAKYVSAVLTAFRAADSDGNSTISSNEWRIYFNAANTDPVTERIMLPMSDGVHLCTYVSRPSTNGRFPVILSRTPYRANFSTSALTFGYATVMQDMRGRFASEGSNMPFVGCGWEPYHDGLDTVNWIKAQPWCDGNIGTEGASAGGITQDLLAGTLPDVKAQVIRVAAASIYHHAAYVGGALRKDQLEKWLTGNKYDASSFDMYRENPYYGPFWHYLDSTLKHPLMNIPAIHIGGWFDTFVQGTIDSFAGRQYSGAAGARGTQKLVIGPWAHGGFRNNGKCGELSFRKAEFPSEYDTMHWFDHYLKGASNNAEALPAVRYYAMGDVDDVNAPGGWQSADAWPPWTNTQNYYLSARTIALSRPNEADAFDSIVFDPKDPCPTKGGKNLAQPAGPFDQRTLESRADMAVYTSPVLDKPLEATGRIRAVIYLSSSAIDTDVSVRLTDVYPDGRSMLIAEGMQRALLRESLEKPIPLVPEKVYRIEVDLWSVSVVFNKGHRIRIAVTSSNYPRFEKNPGTGRLWKDGDAFVTQTNRIYRDGTRCSMLVLPTR from the coding sequence ATGAAATCTTCTGTTCACTACATTGTATCTCTGATCGTATTGTATTGTGCTGTTCTCTCCGCCTCCAATGCCACGCTCGTTCGTCTCAACGAGATCGTTGCCCCGCGCATGAGCGATGCCGGTCTCACGCGCGCCGAGCAGGATTCCATCGCCGCATACGTTGAAAAAACCTTCGGGGCGAAGTATGTGTCCGCGGTGCTCACTGCATTCCGCGCCGCTGACAGCGACGGGAACAGCACTATCAGCTCGAACGAATGGCGCATCTATTTCAATGCAGCGAACACCGATCCGGTGACCGAACGCATCATGCTGCCGATGAGCGACGGTGTGCATCTGTGCACCTACGTATCGCGGCCGTCGACGAACGGGAGATTTCCCGTCATTCTTTCGCGTACGCCGTATCGCGCGAATTTCTCGACGAGCGCGCTCACGTTCGGTTATGCCACCGTTATGCAGGATATGCGCGGGCGCTTCGCGTCGGAAGGAAGCAATATGCCCTTCGTCGGCTGCGGATGGGAGCCGTACCATGACGGGCTTGATACGGTGAACTGGATAAAGGCGCAGCCGTGGTGCGACGGGAATATCGGCACCGAGGGTGCGTCCGCGGGTGGTATTACGCAGGACCTTCTTGCAGGCACACTGCCCGATGTGAAAGCACAGGTCATCCGTGTCGCCGCGGCGAGCATCTATCATCATGCGGCGTATGTCGGCGGCGCGCTCAGGAAAGACCAGCTCGAGAAATGGCTCACCGGCAATAAGTACGATGCATCGTCGTTCGACATGTATCGTGAGAACCCGTATTACGGTCCGTTCTGGCATTATCTCGATTCGACGCTGAAACATCCGTTGATGAACATCCCCGCCATCCATATCGGCGGATGGTTCGATACGTTTGTGCAGGGCACTATCGATTCATTCGCAGGAAGGCAGTACAGCGGTGCGGCGGGCGCACGCGGTACGCAGAAATTGGTGATAGGGCCATGGGCCCACGGCGGTTTCCGCAACAATGGCAAATGCGGCGAGCTTTCGTTCAGAAAAGCGGAATTCCCGTCCGAATACGATACGATGCATTGGTTCGACCATTATCTCAAAGGTGCGAGCAATAATGCTGAGGCGCTTCCCGCGGTGCGCTATTACGCAATGGGCGATGTTGATGATGTGAACGCCCCGGGCGGCTGGCAGAGCGCCGACGCATGGCCGCCGTGGACGAATACGCAGAATTATTATCTGAGCGCACGAACGATAGCGCTGTCACGGCCGAATGAAGCGGATGCGTTCGATTCCATCGTCTTCGATCCGAAGGACCCTTGCCCGACAAAAGGCGGAAAGAATCTTGCGCAGCCGGCCGGTCCTTTCGATCAGCGTACCCTTGAAAGCCGTGCGGATATGGCGGTATATACATCGCCGGTGCTTGACAAACCGCTCGAAGCGACCGGACGTATACGCGCAGTGATCTATCTTTCGTCCTCGGCCATCGACACCGATGTTTCAGTGCGCCTTACCGATGTATACCCCGACGGCAGGAGCATGCTCATTGCCGAGGGAATGCAGCGTGCGCTTCTCCGCGAGTCGCTGGAAAAGCCGATACCGCTTGTCCCGGAGAAAGTATATCGCATCGAGGTCGATCTCTGGTCGGTAAGCGTAGTGTTCAACAAAGGACATCGTATACGCATAGCGGTGACATCGTCTAATTATCCGCGCTTTGAGAAGAACCCCGGGACGGGCAGGCTCTGGAAGGACGGCGATGCTTTCGTTACGCAGACGAACCGAATCTACCGCGACGGCACGCGATGTTCGATGCTTGTGCTGCCGACGCGGTAA